In Mercurialis annua linkage group LG5, ddMerAnnu1.2, whole genome shotgun sequence, a single genomic region encodes these proteins:
- the LOC126681373 gene encoding F-box/LRR-repeat protein 25-like → MEVKKRKRQRTKEMEEDRLSELPDCLLHHIFSFADTADVVRTCVLSKRWSYFWISVPSLNFNFKNFCSVISSKKSSFINFIHQVLLRRNSVPVHSFHYTSSVDVKVSVLQSWICYAVSHQVQHLTIEAAGLTMPFQFPNYFSGCASLTTLKLSSSLYGSMKLPKTLELSSLKHLYLARIQYCDGSILNFMVNSVYCNNFEFVIVAPKLMKFKFDGYPPKLFSPKNLSSLDQIEIDMPSSKKLDCYEHADMIKQEYALQMLQMLDACHFAKTITLSMNVIQIDSYSSMIFIEFISM, encoded by the exons ATGGAAGTGAAGAAGAGAAAGCGACAGAGAACTAAGGAAATGGAAGAAGACAGGCTGAGTGAGTTACCGGACTGCCTTCTCCATCACATCTTCTCTTTTGCCGACACAGCCGATGTTGTTAGAACTTGTGTTTTGTCCAAAAGATGGAGCTACTTTTGGATTTCTGTTCCCTCacttaatttcaatttcaaaaactTTTGTAGCGTTATTAGCTCAAAAAAATCATCTTTTATAAACTTTATCCATCAAGTTCTTCTGCGTCGAAATTCTGTACCTGTTCATAGTTTTCACTATACTTCATCTGTTGATGTTAAAGTAAGTGTTCTTCAATCATGGATATGCTATGCCGTTAGTCATCAGGTTCAACACCTTACAATAGAAGCAGCTGGTCTTACAATGCCCTTTCAGTTCCCTAATTATTTTTCTGGTTGCGCATCCTTAACGACTTTGAAATTGAGTTCCTCTCTGTATGGAAGCATGAAACTGCCTAAAACTTTGGAATTATCTTCTTTGAAACATTTGTACCTTGCTAGAATTCAATATTGTGATGGAAGTATCCTTAATTTCAT GGTGAATTCTGTGTATTGTAACAACTTTGAATTTGTTATTGTGGCTCCAAAGCTTATGAAATTCAAGTTTGATGGTTATCCTCCTAAACTCTTCTCTCCCAAGAATCTCTCTTCTCTGGACCAAATTGAAATTGATATGCCAAGCAGCAAAAAACTGGATTGTTATGAGCATGCAGATATGATAAAGCAAGAGTACGCTCTCCAAATGCTCCAAATGCTAGATGCATGTCATTTTGCAAAAACCATCACATTGTCCATGAATGTCATTCAG ATTGATTCATACTCGTCAATGATATTTATAGAATTCATCTCGATGTAG
- the LOC126680790 gene encoding F-box/FBD/LRR-repeat protein At5g56420-like: MLLNQRKRKRTTMKEINETKEDRISQLPDCLLHHIFSFSDTAHVVKTCILSKRWRYLWTSSPNLNFNSTTFSRVTTSEEKSFFNFVNQVLLRRNYTPINNFFYNSLNFVEAGAVESWIYYAVKHQVQHLIIEAYCPNLPPRFPHCFFGCTSLTTLKLVTCDYESMTLPRTLDLPSLKNLHLVRFKDFDGSIFSSCPNLETLKLEKLWMDRIRKFSVCAQNLKSLDILSMAELMFYPNCEFIIMAPKLVDIKFVGHPPLLYSTKNICSLDQIDVDLPSHELLDRLYRTDEQKQKFALDVLQMLNAFHIAKTITLSANVIQVLSYIRCSLNEHPLPFPNLKFLKLKSSESSKNVKIPTFILNYFLKSSPLLEICW; encoded by the exons atgttactaaaccagagaaaaagaaagagaacGACAATGAAGGAAATTAACGAAACGAAAGAAGACAGAATCAGTCAATTACCGGACTGTCTTCTCCATCACATCTTCTCCTTCTCCGACACAGCTCACGTTGTTAAAACTTGTATTTTGTCGAAAAGATGGAGGTACTTATGGACTTCTTCTCCCAATCTTAATTTCAATTCCACCACCTTTTCTAGGGTTACTACCTCCGAAGAAAAATCTTTCTTTAACTTTGTTAATCAAGTTCTTCTTCGTCGAAATTATACACCCATCAACAATTTTTTCTATAACTCCCTTAATTTTGTTGAAGCTGGTGCTGTTGAATCATGGATATACTATGCAGTTAAGCATCAAGTTCAACATCTTATAATAGAAGCTTATTGTCCTAATTTGCCCCCTCGGTTTCCTCATTGCTTTTTTGGCTGTACATCATTAACAACTCTCAAACTCGTTACCTGTGATTATGAAAGCATGACATTGCCTAGAACTTTAGACTTACCCTCTTTGAAAAATTTGCACCTTGTTAGATTTAAAGATTTTGATGGGAGTATCTTTTCGAGTTGTCCGAATCTCGAGACCCTAAAACTTGAAAAGCTATGGATGGATCGTATTCGGAAGTTCAGTGTTTGTGCTCAAAATCTAAAAAGCTTGGATATTTTAAGTATGGCTGAACTAATGTTTTATCCCAACTGTGAATTTATTATTATGGCTCCAAAGCTTGTGGATATCAAGTTTGTTGGCCATCCTCCTTTACTCTACTCTACTAAGAATATTTGTTCTCTCGACCAAATTGATGTCGATTTGCCAAGCCATGAATTACTGGATCGCCTCTATCGTACGGATGAGCAAAAGCAAAAGTTTGCTCTCGATGTGCTCCAAATGCTTAATGCATTTCATATTGCAAAAACCATCACATTGTCCGCGAATGTCATTCAG GTTCTATCCTACATTCGTTGTTCTCTGAATGAGCACCCTTTGCCGTTTCCAAATCTAAAGTTTCTGAAGTTGAAGAGTAGTGAGTCATCCAAGAATGTCAAGATACCGACCTTTATCTTAAATTACTTTCTTAAGAGCTCTCCATTGCTGGAAATATGTTGGTAA
- the LOC126680796 gene encoding F-box/FBD/LRR-repeat protein At5g56420-like, with amino-acid sequence MVANNRKKIDRISQLPDCLLHHIFSFAVATDVVRTCVLSKRWRYLWTSCPYLNFTVGYDSTEKYSINFINQVLLRRNSIPIKNFVYDASIEVEGSVVESWLYYAVNHQVQRLTINPYCPKIPIEFPKCFYGCTSLTTLKLNSVDHFEEASILLPKTLELPSLKKLHLINFSDFDGTVFSSIPNLETLILENIYFDGIQNNFSVSAPNLKNFCFLNHPDDFFDFQCEFVIVAPKLRKFKFVGDAALVSSTKNLCSLDQIEIDLCCGLDRVYSKDNQQKFAREVLQMFNAFHIAKNVTLSMRVIEVLSLIPSLLNEHPSQYPNLKSLKVKTNEFSKNIKIPSFILDYFLTDSSLLEICWE; translated from the exons ATGGTAGCGAACAACAGAAAGAAAATTGATAGGATCAGTCAGTTACCAGATTGTCTTCTTCATCATATCTTCTCTTTCGCGGTCGCAACCGATGTTGTCAGAACCTGTGTTTTGTCGAAAAGATGGAGGTACTTGTGGACTTCTTGTCCCTATCTTAATTTTACTGTCGGGTATGATAGTACAGAAAAATATTCCATTAACTTCATCAATCAAGTTCTTTTGCGTCGAAATTCTATACCCATTAAGAATTTTGTCTATGATGCAAGTATTGAGGTTGAAGGCAGTGTGGTTGAATCTTGGTTGTATTATGCAGTTAATCATCAAGTTCAACGTCTTACAATCAACCCTTATTGTCCTAAAATTCCCATTGAGTTTCCCAAGTGTTTTTATGGCTGTACATCTTTAACAACTCTCAAACTTAATTCTGTTGATCACTTTGAAGAAGCAAGCATACTATTGCCTAAAACTTTAGAGTTGCCCTCTTTGAAAAAATTGCATCTTATTAATTTTTCAGATTTTGATGGGACTGTGTTTTCAAGTATTCCGAATCTAGAGACTTTAATACTTGAAAACATATACTTTGATGGCATCCAAAATAATTTCAGTGTTTCTGCTCCAAATCTgaaaaacttttgttttttaaatcaCCCGGACGACTTCTTTGATTTCCAGTGTGAATTTGTTATTGTGGCTCCAAAGCTTAGGAAATTCAAGTTTGTCGGAGATGCTGCTTTAGTCTCCTCTACCAAAAATCTTTGTTCTCTGGACCAAATTGAAATTGATCTGTGCTGTGGACTGGATAGAGTTTATTCTAAGGATAACCAACAGAAGTTTGCCCGCGAAGTACTCCAAATGTTCAATGCATTTCATATTGCAAAAAACGTCACACTATCCATGCGTGTCATCGAG GTTCTATCCCTCATTCCTTCTTTGCTGAATGAGCACCCTTCACAGTATCCAAATCTGAAGTCTCTGAAGGTGAAGACTAATGAGTTTTCCAAGAACATCAAGATACCCAGCTTTATCTTAGATTACTTTCTTACGGACTCTTCATTGCTGGAAATATGCTGGGAATAG